A stretch of DNA from Cryptomeria japonica chromosome 4, Sugi_1.0, whole genome shotgun sequence:
tgaggcagagaaaggtttgcaggtagaccacCAATCTTATAGATTgatcttgaggcagttagtgggtggagacgtAAATAGATCACTGATTGAGACAGTCTATGGAGTGGATCGATTGATCATCGAGGAGGGGCAACCAAAAGCTATAGTTAGATCGTCAAACCCctaaggcagttgcaagtacctactgatagatcaccgaaccaaatcaagtgatgggactcattTTTCAATTAACTCTgagagtttgatgcaggagcactggtGTAGTTCTTACTAGTTGAGCAGTTAGTAGTGGAATTGCTTGGAAACCGTGGCAttccttcatgtttgagtgtttagaattatggttttgggtttattcccttgtgttcatcaTCTTTGTTGTGTTTgtgtttcatggcatttggatttaatcctgGTGAGTTATCAATTTTTGGTATTggctcggttgatatgttcttaccggttagccttgcagtgtgttgagcgaagttggatcgggttgtgATTGATCttcatgacttgtggatcattgatttatgtttcttgggTATTTTTTGATGTTCTCGGAAGATCGTGTGATGTTTTCTCCAGGggaagttgttcttaatgatttgagccgacttgttattgtttacatgtttcatgAACTAGATGGTCTTTGGGATGACTTGATCAAGTTGTTGTTATTTGTGGATTGTATAAATAGAATTTTTCAAATTAtttgagaagatagaagatagaagacagagtttagagattgagtgaagatgtagaaccgacTAGATTTTGGTCCCATGGACTAAAGCCGGAAGGGCTAAGGTCAGGATTAGGGTCGAATCGACAGATTGTTTCTAGAGGCtgatttgatatgtggatgatatgtggatcttatatttgtgttgcaagcattgtttgtatcctaaaCTGCGACCccacatgtggcatatgtaattcttcataattttataagaattattcatattgtttaccgaTTATCTATTTTTTGATGTTCCCAGAAGATCGCGTGATGTTTTGTCCATGGGatgttgttcttaatgatttgaatAGAGttgttattgtttacatgtttcatgAACCGGATGGTCTTTGGCATATCTAATTCTTCATACtcttataagaattgttcatattgtttaccagttGTGTATTCTGTGATGTTACCATTTGTTCTTTCTACATTATCTTGTGTTGTGTTCCCAATTACCAATATAATTTGCATGGCATTTGTGTTAGGatgcaaggatgggttgtccttcattggatttccctaccttgacttcatcaaatggtatcagagctagtttgtgaACCTGTTATTGGAGGAAGACTCGATTATACACTagttggttggagaggaagttgaggaaacttgtggacttgtttagaTCACCGAATGTGAGGCAgagaaaggtttgcaggtagaccacCAATCTTATAGATTGatcttgaggtagttagtgggtggagacgtAAATAGATCACCGATTGAGACAGTCTATCGAGTGGATCGATAGATCATCGAGGAGGGGCAACCAAAAGCTATAGTTAGATCATCAAACCCctaaggcagttgcaagtacctactgacagatcaccgaaccaaatcaagtgatgggactcattTTTCAATTAACTCCgagagtttgatgcaggagcactggtGTAGTTCTTACTAGTTGAGCAGTTAGTAGTGGAATTGCTTGGAAACCGTGGCAttccttcatgtttgagtgtttagaattatggttttgggtttattcccttgtgttcatcgTCTTTGTTGTGTTTgtgtttcatggcatttggatttaatcctgGTGAGTTATCAATTTTTGGTATTGGCTCGGtcgatatgttcttaccggttagccttgaagtgtgttgagcgaagttggatcgggttgtgattgatctttgtgacttgcggatcattgatttatgtttcttgggTATTTTTTGATGTTCTCGGAAGATCGTGTGATGTTTTCTCCATGggaagttgttcttaatgatttgagcggacttgttattgtttacatgtttcatgAACCAGATGGTCTTTGGGATGACTTGATCAAGTTGTTGTTATTTGTGGACTGTATAAAtagaatttttcaaatcatttgagaagatagaagatagaagacagagtttagagattgagtgaagatgtagaactGACTAGATTTTGGTCCCATGGACTAAAGCCGGAAGGGCTAAGGTCAGGATTAGGGTCAAATCGACAGATTGTTTCTAGAGGCtgatttgatatgtggatgatctgtggatcttatatttgtgttgcaagcattgtttgtatcctgaaCTACGACCccacatgtggcatatgtaattcttcataattttataaGAATTATTCATATTGTTTACTGATTATGTATTTTTCGATGTTCCTAGAAGATCGCGTGATGTTTTGTCCATGGGatgttgttcttaatgatttgaatAGAGttgttattgtttacatgtttcatgAACCGGATGGTCTTTGGCATGACTTGATCAAGTTGTTGTTATTTGCAAGCTGTATAAATAGAAGTTTGCAAATCAtttgagaagatagaagatagaagacagaGTTTAGAGATCAAGTGAAGATGTAGACCTGACTAGATTCTGGTCCAATGGACTGAATTCAAAAGGACTGAGGTCAGGATTAGAGTTGAAACGACAGATTGTTTCTAGAGGCTaatttgatatgtggatgatatgcggatcttatatttgtgttgcaagcattgtttgtatcctaaaCTATGACCccacatgtggcatatgtaattcttcataattttataaGAATTACTCATATTGTTTACCAGTTGTGTATTCTTTGATGTTACCAGTTGTTTTTTCTTCTTTATTTGGTGTTATGTTACTAGTTACCGatatattttgcatggtgtttgtgttaggatgCAAGGATGAgttatccttcattggatctccctaccttgactgcatcacccTTGGACACTATCTCGGAGGAAGGGGGCTGCATGTTTTAAGTTTCAACAGATGTTTTTTAGGGATGTGACCTTTTTACCCAAGCTGCAAGAATGGTGGCTATCTGCTCCCTTTTTTCATGACTCTAGGATGTTCCAGTTTTGTAAATAATTATAGTGGATCAAATAGAGGATGAAAGAGTGAAATGCTTcaatctttaagaatattttttagtCAAAGGATCAACTTGAGGAAAGTATACAACTCTTGAATGAGGACATTATTCAAAATGGTATACATGAAGAATcttatcataagaaaaatcaactcAACACACAGTTGCAAGAAGTACTTACTAGGGAAGAGTTATTCTAGAAGAAAAAGTCCAGAGAGGTATGGCTCCAAGAGGGGGATAGGAAATAAGAAAAATTATAGGGAGGTATGACTCCAatagggggataggaacactaagtaTTTTCATACAAGAGTTAAAATGAAAAGAGAAAATAGTCTAATATCTCAAATTAAAAAAGGTATTGGAGAGACTGTTAAGGCTTTGATAAAATTTAATATGAAGCTATACCTTTTTTCTCCTCTCTTTTCTTATGTTCAATGATAGAGAATGATGATCTAAATAGAAAGACTTAAGAGATTTTTCAACATATCCCTTGTCTGATTTCATATTAGGATGATCTATTTTGATTGAAACCTTTTTCTTTGGAGTAATTTAAGGATGCAATATTCTCTATGCACCTTGATAAGGATCTAGGTCCAGATGGGTTTCTAGCTCTCTTTTTCCAAAGATGTTGGGATTTCCTAGGTATAGATGTCTCGAAGATGGTCGAGGAATCCAGAAAGAATGGTAATATGTTAAAACAATTCAATACCACTCTTATTGTATTAATTCCTAAGATGTCTAATCCGTTATCCTTTATGGATTTTAGACCAATTTCATTGTGTTACACAATTTATAAGATTGTCACCAAGGCCATTTCTATTAGATTGGCTCTCTTTATCCCAAAGATCATTTCCAAATAGCAAGGAGGCCTTGAACCAAGAAGGGAAATTATGGAAGGAGCACTAGTTTTTCATGAAATAATCTAGTCAATCATGTCTCATAAGGAAGATAGAACCATGGTTAAGCTTGATATGTTGAAGGCATATGATAGGGTTAATTAGAAATTTTTGTACCAAGTTCTTCTTAGGTTTGGTTTTTCAAAGTTATGGTGTAAATGGATCTTGTATTTCTTATCAGAGGCCAAGTTATCAATCATGGTAAATGGTAGccattaatttataaaaaaataaatttacaaaatgctcaaaataaatatgcaaaaatgATTGGACCACCTAATGTACTTGAAAATAGTAGAgaacaaataatttatttatttaccaACAAAGAAGCCATACTTAAaatattggaagaagaacataCATACCTTATAACTAGCTATAACAATGTTGATTTAGGTTCATGTAACATgaaaaacaacttaaaaaaaatTCGAATAGAAAACTTGCTACCTCAAAAGATGATAACACCCTTGAGGTAATAAATCCTCCAAAGAATGATAATGATTTTGGGTCTGTCCTCCAACAAAGCCTCTAATACTTTTTCAAATCAACAACCCTCTTCTTATTTTTAACACCAATATATTGGCATGATTTAGAATACAAAATTACTTATTAGTAAAATGTTTGCAATATCACCAATTCCACAAAACCTAGGAATAACTAATCCTTCCCTAGTAACATTACTATTTTGTTAGCATAAATTGTTTGGTTGCCAACTTAACCAAGAAAAATAACACCAAGGATTAACTTTCAAGTTGCAAAGGTATGAATCATAAAATAATAGTTAAAATAGCATTTACAATGGTGTTAGTCTATAAGGTGTATGTTTTCTAGCTAATAAAGCATACACAAATATAATGCACTACTACCAACACTccaaattttgtgattttataattttattgtgATCCTTAGGAGATTTCAATGTAATGCTACCAAAATGGTTATGTAATTTGATGGGTTGCCAATTTAAACAAAAATtgaattataaattaattttaacttaTAAAGTTATGAATGATTAGAATAAAGTTAGATTATCCCTGGTAATAGTGCAATATATTGGCATAAGTTGATAGGCTACCAAATTATCCAAAAAAAACTactttataaaattttaattattgacATTTTTAAAATGTCTTGAATTTCCTACAACTTACCACCAACTAAATACATCACTGGCAATAGTGCTAATGTGTTGGTATAAGTTCACAAGCTATAACTCACCTAAATTGATAACTTCCTTAATTACTATGATATATAGggcttaaaataaaataaattatctaCCTTGCAATGATGTCGACCTATTGGGTCATAAAATGATAGCTCCACTTCCAAGAAAATATTTTTATGTTAAAGCATAGGGTTCTCATGAAATTATCTCACTCATCCACAAACCATGAAGGGTTGAAGTTCaactctatgagggagaattttctTTCTTACTCTTCAATATTATGTTATGCTTGAGAGGGTATTCCTAGGGGTATAAGTTAATAAGTATTTGAATATAAAAGACtaaacaacaacaactaaaccaaAATTACTTACATGATCCCAAAAGTTGTCCTTATGTGAAAAAACTAGCTATGTGAAACCCATTTGTAGATAACTTAGTTATGTAGGAATGACCAATCTGGAATGAGTTCATTTAAGGCTTCATTAAGACTGGTTTCCTAGCTAAAATGCAAGATCATCGATGCAAAACAATGAGTTTATTCTTACTTAAGAATGATGCAGGGAATCGAAAGGATAAAGATGATGGCACCTATGGCTAAATAtctttatagggaaaatagaagaataattTTTAGAAGATGTCAAAGAACTAGGGACTCATCTTTGGCCCCAAGACCTATGTCTTTATTGTTCTTTCCCTTTGTGATCATCGATTGGTGGTGACTTCTAGGCTTTATTAGTAGTATATGTTTAGATGTTGTTAGTAGATTGATTATGGTCTCTTTAGATACTAAGACTTTATTTCTTGGTCCTAAAACTTTATTCAAGCCTCAAAGTCAAATTTTGATTATGGCTAGATGGTATGGCTAGATGATATATATTGGTTGAAAAAGTTAGACTATGCTAAATAATTTTGGTTGATTAAGGGGTTTTGTTCATTCTTATTGGTAGATCTGTATCTTCTAGTTGTTTTTAGGTTGTTTGATGTTTCTATTGGTTGATGCTTTGAACTCTGCTTTGTATATTGGATTAAGCCCCTCTCCCTACtgaattaataaaaataatgaGCTTATGTTGAAACTATTTATTAatgatttttatttgttttgaaCATATGAAATTGGTCAAATGGATCCAAGAGCCATACATATCTAATTGGGTTATAGGGTTGTAGACAATGGAAAAGAATATAATAAAtagaaatatcaaaatatcaacCCAAGCATATATTTCACCATAGTATAAGAATTATACAAAaagaattaataataaaaaatgaattacATAAAATCACATGAAAACAATAAATGATTTTTAAAATGTTTGTAATGCTTTAAAATATTATCATATTATCAAATATACAAAAGCATTCATGTCAATAACTACAATAAGAATTGACCTTAATATGAGGCTATTATTTCTCTCATCTAAATCATTGTACATGATATTTATGTCTTGTTGTTGTCATAATTCTATGAATGTCTCTACTTATTGCATGATTCATTTCTCCTCATAAATTAATTTTTCCCAAACTTTAAGCATACCTTAGAACTCGTTTAACAGGGTATATCTCTAAGTAGAATATTACCCATGAGCTTATATGACCATTAAAGTGTAAACAGTGTGACAAGACTAGCTTAGACCAAGATGAAAATATTAATCTACGTGTCTGAAATTTCAAATCGTAGATTTGCTCACTGAGATTATATCTTTTTTCCTAGATACTTATGTCATACTCTGCTAATTTAAACACAAGAACAACCCAAGCAAGAGCCCATTTCATTTCAAACCATTTGAATACTAATTACAAATTATTTATTTCATATCTATTTTTAAGTGTTTTTTAAACCTTTTAATACCATCCTCTTATAATGGCCCAACAAATGGCTATCTAGTCATGAGGATACACCATGACATCCATGGCTAGATGCTACATAACTAAAGTTTTGACTTTTCATTGATGAAGACTACTGTTATTTGTTTGAGGTGATGGCACAATGAACAAGCTACTAACCATCTTCATTGATGAGATATCAAAACTTCCATTATGTAGCATCTAGTTCTGTATGAATTATTACATCGCGATGGTTGGATAGTCATTTTTGTTTGAACTTTGgtgaccaaaacaacaataataacaccaCTTAACTAATAAACTATTGGAAGAAACCCCTTTATTTCAtaaattttatgaaaataaattgtttttaataattgatatattattttatttcttaaaatacatttaaaaaatttaattactttatatttatacctttgaaaaaaaaaaaataaagaaattaattatGTTGCAATGATAATATGGGGATTGAAATCTTTTGTAAATAGAATCCGCTATTTTCTTAAGGATAAGAATAAAAACAAATATACAATAAatatatgatgatatgataataaaataatataaatttaatcttgctatatatatttttttcctttttataaAGAGTTAGAAATATTAAAATGTGATAatgtaataataaaaatatattaaaatgtaataatataatcatataataatgtaatattgattacaatatcataatataagaataatttaatatgtattacaatATAATAACTTCTATGTGAAATAATGAACCAAAACAATAGTTAATTATAACTAgtacatatatataaatagataattaaatagattaaaaaaagacACAAAGACCGTGTTTggtaatatatttataaaattattaaatatttcaatttaagcTCAAAGGTGTAATAAGATGATAGTAGCAAGATAAGAACAAAAAATGTTTTTATTTGCATTTTTAATGTGTGGAGGCATTCTTCATTGGGTGAAGTGTATGACTTCAATACGTAGACATAATCTTTTCAAAATAAACACCacataaaaataaacaaataaataaaattaataagttttagatagatatataaatataaaataaaaattaatacatttaaaaaaaattaatctaccatttcatttcataattacaatgtatataattttatttttttcaaaattgttattagaaaataattaattcaattaaaaaactatatttaatattttttgaataatgataaaaaatttaaaatttaaatataaaaaatagatgTAAATAATgaaattttataaattaaaataaaaaaattgtattaaaaataaaatcaatatagatacattaaaatttaaatgtttttgtaCTGTATATAAATTAaagtaaaattaaatatttttaaggtAAATATAAGATCTCTTGTCATTTAAGATATCTaaactaatatttatttataattacaaTTGAATATTTAAAGATTGATGTCTAAAATATAAGATAAGttttgtatttatttatatttacacttatttttaaatattaataactAATGTAAATACTGTTAAATTGAATACAAAAGATAAAAAGTTGTTAAGATATAGATCCTTCTATCTTTAACACAAACAATAACACGAAATTTGTCAAAAATTACATATTATGATCAGCCAAATTAACTGCTATttcgaaaattttcaaaaaaatcaataacATACATATTATAACCTCATTTTGTAGTCACTTTAACCCCGTATGTAGCAAACATATCGTATAAATTCGGTAAAATATGTTTCGATGAATAGTATGTCGTTGACTGTCTTATATATCGAAAAGAATCGAGGAGAAGCTCAGTTATTAATTTTCTTTACCGCTCAAAAGCAATTGCAATTTTAGAATACGAATAAAAAACACAGCAATCTTTTAATTCAACTTTCTCCCAAAATAATTAGCATTCTGGGTGCTCAATCATTGATCCGACATAATTTTAATCACAGCTGGTGGGATTCATGGATGGTTGAGTTACACATTCACAAATAACTGCCTCTCCTTATTTTGGTTTTTCAGAAAGCAATAGAAACAGTAAATTCAATAAGGCCATGAAAACGATATTATTTTCAGGGTAGCAGAAGAGATCGCTAGTTGGGGACACGGCACTGTTTCCTGATCTCTCCCTGCGATCCTGTCAAAACGTCAATCGCACCCATCTTTACCATTGCCCTTCCAAAGTTTTTCCTCCAAATTGTGGGATACTTGGCGTTAATCTTCACCAGTCTGGAGGTTGCATCGTTTGTCATCAACGTCTGATCGGACTTGAGCAATCCACGCTTGACCTGCAAATCTACGTAGTATTTCACATCCAGATTAGTGGGAGACAGAGGATCCAATGGAACAACAAcactagaggaagaggatgaagcgGGGCATTTAGCCTTCAGCTGAAGAGCATAGCGAGGATCCATGGATGGATCCTGAACACCCCTGCCGCTGAAGTTGTACATACGATCTGCAGTGAATGAGGAACAATGAGAAACCCCAATTGAATGGGCACCTGCGTTGACAACAGTATTTCATATTAGATTAGATCTGCAAGTTATTTAATAGATCAAACCAAGCATTAATCCAAATATGAATACAGGTTGTTTACCTGAGAGAGTTACCATTTCGTCCTGTGACAATTGTTTCGACGCAAAGAGTTGTGTCAACTGGTTAACATCAAATGAGGGAGGAGGAAGATTCCCAGGGATGTCTGACGCGCGCGATACTCTTCCATCTCTTCGACCTCCTTCAACAGCCCAATATAATCCACCTGCCTGCATATCCATTCATGTCACCTGGTTAGATAAACTTTCTGATGCTTCTAACATAGCTCAATCTTAATGTTACTTACTTGTTGGGCACTATCTCTTGCAGCGAATGCCACTATGTCAGCACAAGAAACCACTCCTGGGCACTCGGCCTCTATTCTAGATTTTGCTGAATCAATGATGTCAAAGCCCGAAAGGCTTGGATTGTTTGCAGGCGAATCCTTCTCTGCTGAATTCCCTGTCGTGGAATCAATGAGGATTGATCCGTCGCAACCCTGCAATTCATTACCCATTAGGGTTGTGAGTAACAAATGATTTATCACTAAAGGATATAATTGAAGGATAAAATTCAAGGTGACAAGAATACTTACTCTtacaaagcaatcatggaaatgcatCCTTATGAGAGCAGCTGCTACACCAGGATTTCCTTTAATAGCATTTTCCACAGTTTTACTAACAATTTCCTCTGCTCGGGGGCATGCATGACGATAATAACCTATGCTTAAGCCATCCCCATTAACAATAGCAGATGAAAGAAATATGGCCAAAGGAATAAAGAAAGCAAGGAATTCCATTTTCCTTGCAAAGTGTGGGGATTATATCCTATGAGAGCAGAGAGTGATAAAAAACACTTCAGGCTTTGTTCTTAGGAGAGAAGCATGCTTATTTAAAGCCACATTTGCAACTCGATTTTAATCACAATGCACTTCAGATTATAGAATTTGACACAACTACTCTTTAAtgtctatcttctatcttctatcttttgagTATTTAAATCTACAGACCTGGCCTATCATTGCACGAGAGGCTAATAAATGTTTAATAGACTAATTTATTAAAATTCCATTATATGAGTACAAAACCATTCCCGTAGCCAGCGTAGAGTGGTCTACTTGCACTCAACTAACATCTGACCTAATACCCTCACGTTCTAATTGACTTTTGCCGACATAATAACCTGTGCCATATAAAACGTGACGAGGAAGTCTGATGCCATGCGTCTTATGCGGTACTTCCAGTTTGCAACTTGCATTAGGGTTTCAATGTCTTTATCgacattatcaaaaaaatatttagaattaaTATAAATGTTTTATATAAATGTTTTATGGTGGActaagattatatatatatgaaacgCATAATCAAGATTTCTAAAATTGATCGAATGTGTTTCCGAAATGGTGGAAATATATATTACATTTTACAATTTTAATATTTCTAAATGACACAAACCATTAGTAAAACCAGAGAGGATTTCTTAAGTTGGTCAAATCTTACCATTTCCAAATATATAGCACTAGATTAGGAAGAAGAGAATAAGTGTCCTTCGATTAATTTGTCGAGACAATGCACAAAGATTGAGGTGAGCTCTTTGGTTAATACACCATGAGACCCTTCTAACCAATGTTTTCTGAactcaatttcattttgatttattATTGAGTGTATAAGTGCAATGGTAAAAATCATAGAGATATTCAAGTTTTCCTTTAGTTTTTTAACATATAAAGTAATAGTTATTAGTTTCTATTATGGAGTTATTGTAAAGATATTAtgaactagcttatatatatttgatttttatCACATATATAATACGTGGAGAGATATCCTTCTGGAGATGCCTATTAGAATTTAGGttacatgataaaaataggtgcttcaagaaggatatctcttggcgtaTTGTGTGTGTGataaaaatcaaatatatataCGCTAATAGCAATCACGGTGCAACATGGAAGACATTAAAAATTTCAATATATAACTCTATAATATTGTATTAATAAGTTTTATTGTAAAAATATATGATATgatcattatattattattgttttctattttttttatgtaataatattataatataatattgctattaatttatattgttttgattattataatattatttataatttattgaaaataatatttataatacaaatttgaaatattttaaatgtattatagTAGTGTTTTAAATTGTTTTTAGTTATAATATTACTTTTATAAAGttgtataatatttttaatatatgttgTTTTTAAGTATATAGTATATTGGATCAGGGTTAGGGTTTAGATCttgattagagttagggttaggattatggttagggctaGGGCTATGGTTACAATTAGGATTATGATCATGATATAATAACAGTTATGATGGGTTTTAGTTGAatattagtgttagggttagagaTAATATCATGGTCAGTATTAGTTGTTAGTTTCTGGAATAGAACTATTTCAAAGGATATTCCGAATAagttacatttttttttataaaaaaatttgattcaaaatattttggcCACTTTTGATTTGTGTTGCAGATGAATGGAAAATGCATTCTTTCATACCAAAGCAAGAGAACACACCATTACTGAATTGCCTGGAATATTGTCAAGTAGATGCAGTTAAACGCTAACAACATCTCTATGAGCTCCAATTTAACTGATTTTGTAACATATTCCATGTAAATGTTAGGTGGAAGTAAATATTGTTCTTAGATGCCCTTTTCAATATGACACATGTCGAGTGTGGATTGCACAAAACCCACATAAGCCTATAGTGACCAATGGG
This window harbors:
- the LOC131074074 gene encoding peroxidase 5-like, translated to MEFLAFFIPLAIFLSSAIVNGDGLSIGYYRHACPRAEEIVSKTVENAIKGNPGVAAALIRMHFHDCFVRGCDGSILIDSTTGNSAEKDSPANNPSLSGFDIIDSAKSRIEAECPGVVSCADIVAFAARDSAQQAGGLYWAVEGGRRDGRVSRASDIPGNLPPPSFDVNQLTQLFASKQLSQDEMVTLSGAHSIGVSHCSSFTADRMYNFSGRGVQDPSMDPRYALQLKAKCPASSSSSSVVVPLDPLSPTNLDVKYYVDLQVKRGLLKSDQTLMTNDATSRLVKINAKYPTIWRKNFGRAMVKMGAIDVLTGSQGEIRKQCRVPN